CGGAGCCGACGCTGATCCTCGTTTTCGTCGGCATCACCCTGTTCGCGCGGTCGATGCTGCCCTTCGTGGTGAACCACCTGCTGGTGGCGAGCCCGGCGGTCTATCTCGGTCCCGCGCACCTGTTCCTGGTCGCCGCGTTCTTCATCCTGCTGACGGTCGAGACCGACAGGCTGCCGATCCATTCCAGCACGCATATCGAGGTCTACATGATCGAGGAGGCGCGCGTGCTCGAATATGCCGGCCCGCTGCACGCCCTGCTCAAATGGGCGTCGATGATGAAGCAGTTCATCCTCTACACGATCTTCTGCAACGTGCTGACGATGCCGTGGTTCCTCTCCACGCGCGGGCTGGCGCCGGGCGTGCTCGGCAGCGCGGCCGGCGTGATCGTGAAATTCGTCATCGTCGCCTGTGCCATCGTGACGGTCGACACGATCCAGGCGCGGTTGCGCTTCTACCGCTATCAGGAACCGCTCGCGGTTTCGTTCCTGCTGGCGGTCCTCGCCATTATCGGCACGCAGATCGGACTCGGGTGATGCACGGGTTTCACGCGACGCCGGTCGAAGCCTCGCTGTTCGGCGTTCTCGCCATCGCGAGCCTGCTGCTTGCCTTCGTCATGCTCGGCTCGCGCTGGCTGCGGCATTACCTCATCGCCTTCGCCGCGGAATCGTGGGCGATCGCGCTGCTCTCGGCGGCGGTCGGGTATATCGACCATTATCCCGAACTCTATGTCATCGCGCTGCTGACCCTGGCGTTCCGGGGAACGCTGCTGCCCTACCTGCTGCTCCGCATCATCCGGCGGCTGACGATCGAGCGGGAACTCGAGCCGCTGCTGCGACCGGGGTCGAGTCTGGTGCTGGGCGCCGGCGCCGTCGTGTTCTCGCTCGTCGTCGCCGCGCGGATGACGCAGGCGCTGCACCTGACGGCCGAGGTCGTCGTGCTGGCGCTGACGGTCATGCTGTCGATGAAGCTGATCGGCTATCTGATGCTCGCGGTGCGGCACGAGGCGGTCAGTCACGTTCTCGGGCTGCTGGTCCTCGAGAACGGCATTTTCCTCGGCACGCAGATTCTCGTGCCCGGCATGCCGATGCTGCTCGAACTCGTGATCCTGTTCGACCTGCTCATCGTCGTCGTCTGCTTCGGCGTGCTGGTGCGTTATCTCGTCGGGCAGGTCGGCAGCACGAGTGCCTTGCAACTGCGGCGGCTGGTGGGCTGAGATGACCGGGATCGCGACATCGGTCCTGATCGGCGCGCCGGCACTCGCGGTGCTGGCGATGCTGGCCGCGCCGCGGCCGCGTCTCGCGGAGCGGCTCAACCTCGCCGCGGCCGGGCTCTGCTTCATCGCCGCGGTCGCGATGACGGTTTCCGCCCCTGCCGCCGGCGCCCGCTATCTCGGGCGCTACCTGATCGTCGATCCGCTCGGCGCCTGGATCATCCTGTGCGCCGCGGTGGTCTATCTGCTCGCCTCGATCCATGCCTGCGGCTACATGCGGATGCCGGGAGAGGAAGCGCGGCTGCCGCGGTTCTACCAGCTCTTCGCCCTGTTCGCGCTGACCATCTTCATCGCGCCGCTGATGAACAATCCCGGGCTTTACTGGATCGCGATCGAGATGACGACCGTGGTCAGCACCTTCCTCGTCGCGTTCGAGCAGGCGGCGGAGGCGATCGAGGCAGGGTGGAAATACATCATCATTGTCTCGGCCGGGATCACGCTGGCGCTTCTTGGCACTGTGATCTTCTACTGGGCCGGGACGTTCAGCCTGGGGCCGACCTACGACATGACCTGGCGCGTCCTGCGGCATGCCGCGCCGCACATGGACCGCGCGCTGCTCGTGCTCGGGTTCCTGCTCGTGCTGGTGGGCTACGGCACCAAGGTCGGGCTGGCGCCGATGCACACCTGGCTGCCGGATGCGCACAGCGAGGGGCCGGCGCCGGTCTCGGCGATGCTCTCCGGCGCGCTGCTGAACGCGGCGATGGCGGGCATCGTGCGCTATCTCGCGGTGCTGCACCGGGCCGGGCTGTTCATGCTGCCCGACCAGATCCTTGCGGTGTTCGGCACCGCCTCGCTCCTGGTGGCGGCGCTGTTCATCGTGCGCCAGCGCGGGGTGAAGCGGCTGATGGCGTATTCCAGCGTCGAGCACATGGGCATCGTCGCCCTCGGCTTCGGTTTCGGCGGGCCGTTCGGCGTCGCGGGCGCGATGTATCACATGCTCAACCACAGCCTGAACAAGTCGCTGATGTTCTTCGGCGCCGGCAACGCGATGCGCAGTTTCGGCACCCGGTCGATGACGCGGATCCGCGACTATGCGCGCCACTTTCCGGTCGCCGCAGCACTCTGGCTGGCCGGTGCCGTCGCGATCACCGGCGCGCCGCCCTTCGGCCTGTTCGCCAGCGAGCTGACCATCCTGCGCGCCGGTTTCCGCGGCGCCGGGCTCTGGGCGGCGATCGTGATGCTGGTTCTGCTGATCCTGATCTTCATCGGCTTCCTCGATCATTTTCGCGTCATGTATTTCGAGCCGGCCGGGGATGACGCGCCGAGGCCGGCGCGGCTCGGGGCCTGGACCGTCGCGCCG
This genomic interval from Acidiphilium multivorum AIU301 contains the following:
- a CDS encoding proton-conducting transporter transmembrane domain-containing protein encodes the protein MTGIATSVLIGAPALAVLAMLAAPRPRLAERLNLAAAGLCFIAAVAMTVSAPAAGARYLGRYLIVDPLGAWIILCAAVVYLLASIHACGYMRMPGEEARLPRFYQLFALFALTIFIAPLMNNPGLYWIAIEMTTVVSTFLVAFEQAAEAIEAGWKYIIIVSAGITLALLGTVIFYWAGTFSLGPTYDMTWRVLRHAAPHMDRALLVLGFLLVLVGYGTKVGLAPMHTWLPDAHSEGPAPVSAMLSGALLNAAMAGIVRYLAVLHRAGLFMLPDQILAVFGTASLLVAALFIVRQRGVKRLMAYSSVEHMGIVALGFGFGGPFGVAGAMYHMLNHSLNKSLMFFGAGNAMRSFGTRSMTRIRDYARHFPVAAALWLAGAVAITGAPPFGLFASELTILRAGFRGAGLWAAIVMLVLLILIFIGFLDHFRVMYFEPAGDDAPRPARLGAWTVAPMWLALIPLLVLGLWWPRAMWRDFQTVEQVIERPAAAPGPAARASARMPDARRAS
- a CDS encoding respiratory chain complex I subunit 1 family protein yields the protein MTVRDAILQACQVAFTIAAAPFIQGCIVQFEERIQRGHGPGVLQPYRDLWKLFHKDIVVPETASWLFWVTPVVAFTCMMTVPILIPVLTNYPLPLSNMGDILGGGLILTLGSFMITLAGLDTGSAYGGIGSSRAAVIGILAEPTLILVFVGITLFARSMLPFVVNHLLVASPAVYLGPAHLFLVAAFFILLTVETDRLPIHSSTHIEVYMIEEARVLEYAGPLHALLKWASMMKQFILYTIFCNVLTMPWFLSTRGLAPGVLGSAAGVIVKFVIVACAIVTVDTIQARLRFYRYQEPLAVSFLLAVLAIIGTQIGLG